A single genomic interval of Adhaeribacter pallidiroseus harbors:
- a CDS encoding amidohydrolase — protein sequence MSFSKYLFLFLFTSIVLPSGAQPTARDKEVQAFVEQSYGKLFSLYQTLHAAPELSFQEKNTAATIAAQLKTAGFAVTENMGGYGVVGILKNGAGPTVLVRTDLDGLPVLEESNLPYASKATGKADAGKEVPVMHACGHDMHMTVFTGVAQTLAKFKKNWSGTVILIGQPAEERSGGAKAMLKDGLFTKFPEPDYCLALHNHASIPAGQVGYTEGNIMANVDAVEITVRGLGDHGAMPQNTKDPVVLASQIVMALQTIVSRETSPLQPAVVTVGSIHGGTSYNIIPDEVKLQLTLRSYSDEVRHNTIASIKRICKGLAEGAGIPQDRLPVVTVRDQFNPFTYNNINLTKRLTQSFVRVLGKENVLETPPSMVGEDFAFYGRTEAKIPISLYWLGTVDPKKLAESKQTGKAFPTLHSSNFAPLPEPTIKTGVQTMSASVMDLLAPKK from the coding sequence ATGTCTTTTTCTAAATACCTGTTCCTTTTTCTGTTTACTAGTATAGTACTGCCCAGCGGTGCGCAACCAACGGCGCGCGATAAAGAAGTGCAAGCCTTTGTGGAACAATCTTACGGCAAATTGTTTTCGTTGTATCAAACCTTACACGCCGCACCAGAACTATCTTTTCAGGAAAAAAATACTGCGGCTACCATAGCCGCACAATTAAAAACAGCTGGCTTTGCGGTAACTGAAAACATGGGTGGTTACGGAGTGGTCGGAATTTTAAAAAACGGGGCTGGTCCTACGGTGCTGGTCCGGACGGATTTAGACGGATTACCCGTACTGGAAGAAAGCAATTTGCCTTATGCCAGTAAAGCCACTGGTAAAGCCGATGCTGGCAAAGAAGTACCCGTGATGCACGCCTGCGGCCACGATATGCACATGACGGTTTTTACCGGAGTAGCGCAAACTCTGGCAAAATTTAAAAAAAACTGGTCGGGCACGGTAATCCTAATCGGGCAACCCGCCGAAGAACGTAGCGGTGGCGCCAAGGCCATGTTAAAAGATGGATTGTTCACTAAATTTCCGGAGCCCGATTATTGCTTAGCACTGCACAACCACGCCAGTATACCCGCCGGGCAAGTAGGTTACACCGAAGGCAACATTATGGCCAACGTAGACGCCGTAGAGATTACCGTACGCGGATTAGGTGACCACGGAGCCATGCCCCAAAACACCAAAGACCCGGTGGTACTGGCGTCGCAAATTGTAATGGCTCTGCAAACCATTGTAAGCCGCGAAACCTCGCCCTTGCAACCAGCCGTGGTTACGGTAGGCTCTATCCACGGGGGTACGTCGTACAACATTATTCCGGATGAGGTAAAATTGCAATTAACCCTGCGCTCCTACTCCGATGAAGTACGCCACAATACCATTGCCAGCATTAAACGTATCTGTAAAGGATTAGCCGAAGGCGCGGGCATTCCCCAGGACCGCTTACCTGTTGTCACCGTCCGCGACCAGTTTAATCCGTTTACCTACAACAATATTAATCTTACGAAAAGGTTAACGCAATCTTTTGTGCGGGTTCTGGGGAAAGAAAACGTGCTGGAAACACCGCCCTCCATGGTGGGCGAAGACTTTGCTTTTTACGGCCGCACCGAAGCAAAGATTCCGATTAGCCTGTACTGGCTCGGCACCGTTGATCCAAAGAAACTAGCCGAAAGCAAACAAACGGGTAAAGCCTTCCCCACACTGCATTCCAGCAACTTTGCGCCCTTGCCGGAACCAACCATTAAAACGGGTGTGCAAACCATGAGCGCCTCCGTGATGGATTTGCTGGCTCCTAAAAAGTAA
- a CDS encoding DUF6152 family protein — translation MVLLRNSLAACIFLVLTSFTLFHHGWADYDQTKVLDYTGTIEEFTYENPHALAKVKQDDKVWTVYLAPPSRMESRGVPKAKLAKGNSVRVVGYPHKEVKDEMRAERIFVDGNKFELR, via the coding sequence ATGGTTTTACTCCGAAATAGTTTAGCAGCTTGTATTTTTTTAGTTCTTACTTCTTTCACGCTTTTCCATCATGGTTGGGCCGACTACGACCAAACCAAAGTGCTCGATTATACGGGCACCATCGAAGAATTTACCTATGAAAATCCGCATGCCCTGGCTAAGGTGAAGCAGGACGACAAAGTATGGACGGTTTATCTGGCACCTCCCAGCCGCATGGAAAGCCGCGGCGTTCCGAAAGCTAAGTTAGCTAAAGGTAATTCGGTGCGGGTAGTGGGTTATCCGCATAAAGAAGTAAAAGACGAAATGCGCGCCGAACGCATTTTCGTGGACGGAAATAAATTTGAATTGCGGTAA
- a CDS encoding DUF6644 family protein gives MAATYAEWLLWVEKSSWAAAIRQSNWLYQWLEIGHIVGIALLVGAAFLFDLRLLGNSRFLPVSGLARYLLSWSRRGLILIVPTGILLFITNAGALGQDPTFGLKMLLLVLAGLNATVFHTFTYPKVRYWDVNQSTPLKAKLAAVFSLVLWSAIIACGRLLAY, from the coding sequence TTGGCGGCTACTTACGCGGAGTGGCTGTTGTGGGTAGAGAAATCTAGCTGGGCCGCCGCTATCCGGCAATCTAATTGGTTATACCAGTGGCTGGAAATCGGGCATATTGTAGGCATAGCCTTATTGGTAGGAGCGGCTTTTTTGTTTGATTTGCGACTGTTGGGTAATTCCCGGTTTTTACCTGTTTCGGGTTTGGCGCGCTATTTACTTTCCTGGTCGCGGCGCGGTTTAATTCTTATTGTGCCCACGGGAATTTTGTTATTTATTACTAACGCCGGGGCTTTAGGCCAGGATCCTACCTTTGGGCTTAAAATGCTTTTACTCGTTCTGGCCGGCCTGAACGCAACTGTTTTTCATACTTTTACTTACCCGAAAGTAAGATATTGGGATGTAAATCAAAGCACTCCTTTAAAAGCTAAATTAGCCGCTGTTTTTTCTCTTGTCCTCTGGTCGGCCATTATTGCCTGCGGTCGTTTGCTGGCATATTAA